From Leptidea sinapis chromosome 3, ilLepSina1.1, whole genome shotgun sequence, a single genomic window includes:
- the LOC126979596 gene encoding ADP-ribosylation factor-binding protein GGA3 gives MMNVTFTSLEALILKATNECLAQPDPAAIEAFYTIMLDSTDGPQLAAQALATRIHAPNSREALLALSMIDRCMRKGDANFHAEIGKFRFLNEMIKLVSPKYLADRTTPEIRTRVLQLLHAWSIEYPKESKIKVAYDMLKNQGVIKETPPPLPPEKVSISSRPRIKSAIFEDEKKSKLLQKLLQSKKPEDLQHANRLIKTMVKEEERRNEANSRRAQEVSAALDSAGLLRDMLEHSSEASADEEQLIHELHTSCARLRPILQHLAAADSQAENLSDILNASDVLDEVFEKYNSFVIERKKSKNKKNCVTQPSSDSLLDFAGAVVNDQDQNTSNGTKDVVAIDELGDIFSNDNSLRSDVELLKPVNLFSHDDVNLIGVKPKAEGWNELDSLGEELLKKSLPKNIKRIDNFSNKHAKKIPMNALEKSSVVNQEMKACNNHALLDLDFFTKKENSKQLVPQTSSTTAPIDDIMVDITDTNTSSVLNDQLNANDPLDKILDLGLPLQNIDTNSIPNKEIKVMSDNVSSVKVKNEMKPLTDINVTLDSVHPSKVSPLVAFEEEEGVTVVLHFCKDKPRTDVNVLVVSTTSKRTSAIEDYKFHAVVPKGCKVRLLTASSTSLPPFNPFLPPPALTQVMLIARPPAIKQINLKFVITYTCDDDVCSEMGEVTQLPLDDV, from the exons atgatgAATGTTACATTTACAAGCCTTGAGGCATTAATAC TAAAAGCTACCAATGAATGTCTCGCTCAACCTGATCCTGCGGCGATAGAAGCTTTTTATACAATAATGCTTGACTCGACAGACGGGCCTCAGCTTGCAGCTCAGGCTCTGGCAACCCGCATTCATGCTCCGAACTCTCGTGAAGCTCTTCTGGCACTATCAATGATAGACCGGTGCATGCGTAAAGGAGATGCCAATTTTCACGCGGAAATCGGAAAATTTCGTTTTCTCAATGAAATGATAAAACTAGTGTCACCTAAATATTTAGCTGACCGTACAACTCCTGAAATAAGAACTAGA GTTTTACAACTACTCCATGCATGGTCAATTGAATATCCAAAAGAGAGTAAAATTAAGGTAGCCTATGACATGCTGAAAAATCAGGGTGTTATTAAGGAAACTCCTCCTCCTTTGCCACCAGAAAAAGTTTCTATATCTTCAAGACCAAGAATCAAAAGTGCTATATTTGAAGATGAGAAAAAATCCAAACTGCTACAGAAATTGTTACAAAGCAAAAAACCTGAAGATCTCCAACATGCCAATAGATTAATCAAGACTATGGTAAAAGAG GAAGAAAGACGCAATGAAGCAAATAGCCGCAGAGCACAAGAGGTAAGTGCGGCCTTAGACAGCGCTGGTCTGCTGCGGGACATGTTAGAGCATTCCTCGGAAGCTTCAGCTGATGAAGAGCAGTTGATACATGAGCTACATACAAGTTGTGCAAGACTGAGACCAATACTGCAACATCTAGCTGCTGCTGACTCACAGGCCGAGAATTTGA GTGACATCTTAAATGCCAGCGATGTATTAGACGAAGTATTTGAAAAATACAATAGTTTTgtaattgaaagaaaaaaaagtaaaaataaaaaaaattgtgtcacTCAACCGAGTAGCGATAGTTTGCTAGACTTTGCTGGAGCAGTTGTCAATGATCAAGATCAAAATACAAGTAATGGAACAAAGGATGTTGTGGCCATCGATGAACTCGGGGATATATTCTCAAACGATAACAGCCTCCGGAGTGATGTAGAGCTGTTGAAGCCAGTCAATTTGTTCAGTCATG ATGATGTCAATTTGATTGGTGTTAAACCTAAAGCAGAGGGTTGGAATGAGTTGGATTCTCTTGGAGAAGAACTCTTAAAGAAATCATtgcctaaaaatataaaaagaattgaTAATTTTAGCAA tAAACATGCCAAAAAGATACCAATGAATGCTTTAGAAAAATCATCTGTTGTAAATCAAGAAATGAAAGCTTGTAATAATCATGCACTACTGGATTTAGacttttttacaaaaaaggAAAACAGCAAACAATTAGTCCCACAAACTTCCTCTACCACTGCTCCCATTGATGACATAATGGTTGACATTACAGATACAAACACATCCAGTGTTTTAAACGATCAGCTGAATGCAAATGATCCTTTAGATAAAATATTAGATTTAGGTTTACCATTACAAAACATAGATACAAATAGCATTCCAAATAAAGAGATTAAAGTAATGAGTGATAATGTTAGTTCTGTgaaagttaaaaatgaaatgaaaccaTTGACAGATATAAATGTCACATTAGATAGTGTTCATCCAAGCAAAGTGTCTCCGTTAGTCGCGTTTGAAGAAGAGGAAGGAGTAACAGTTGTCTTACATTTCTGTAAGGATAAACCAAGGACGGATGTAAATGTACTGGTGGTATCTACCACCAGTAAACGGACGTCGGCAATTGAGGATTATAAATTCCATGCTGTTGTACCTAAG GGTTGCAAGGTTCGCCTTCTGACTGCATCGAGTACCTCGCTCCCCCCGTTTAACCCTTTCCTCCCTCCACCAGCTCTCACTCAGGTGATGTTGATAGCCAGGCCACCGGCCATCAAGCAGATCAACCTCAAGTTTGTCATCACCTACACCTGCGATGACGACGTTTGCTCGGAAATGGGTGAAGTTACACAGCTACCCCTTGATGATGTGTAG
- the LOC126979361 gene encoding essential MCU regulator, mitochondrial, which yields MFISRMPRLLFQTMPTMKKNPFPKRNATTTPTGAILPEPEKTPFGLLSIVCAVIPGLLIGAAISKNIANFLEENELFVPSDDDDDDD from the coding sequence ATGTTTATTAGCCGTATGCCAAGGCTCCTGTTCCAAACAATGCCCACTATGAAGAAAAATCCTTTTCCAAAGAGAAACGCTACTACAACTCCCACTGGAGCGATTCTCCCAGAGCCCGAGAAAACTCCTTTTGGGCTATTGAGTATTGTGTGTGCTGTTATACCTGGACTTCTAATTGGTGCAGCAATAAGCAAAAATATTGCTAACTTTTTAGAAGAAAATGAGTTATTTGTTCcatctgatgatgatgatgatgacgactAA